The region GTCCACAACCAACTTAACAAAAGGGTTATTATCTATTATAAGGGGAGTCATCTTAATGGTAAAATTGGCCATATATTAGCCTAAACACCTCTTTTAGTTGGCCAAAGGATTTAAGCATACCTTCAGACATCACATGTTGAAATGTACATATACCCTGATCTAGCCAACTCTGAAATCCCTCTAATTTATAAAACTCTTAAGTACTGTATTTTGCGAATTATGAGACGCACCGGATtacaagatgcaccccaaattttgaggagaaatataggaaaaaaacccttttttttttttaaataaaatgttggtgctacttataatccatgcgtcttattgcttaccaagggtggtggctgcggtgaagcagggtcctagggtcgctgctggaggaggcaggagtggagcgttgctgcaggctgggatgatgggatGGGACGCAGATgacatcttggtgctgagatctccatctgcgcttgCATCACCCCTGgccgccattttcccgaagtccacctcaTAGTAAAGCATGTaagtgcaggggctctgggctttcacaaaatgtcggcagagccctcgCACCACCCAACACCCGCAGCGGCGCACATCTGAACACCCCGTCATCGCGGCCTGCAGtaacgctccactcctgcctcctccagcagcgactctgggaccctgctccaccgcagctggtaaggtatatccacattataagacgcaGCGCCATTTTCCTTTCAAATTTGTAGGATAAATGTGCCTCTTatgatctgaaaaatacggtactattAAACCAAACAGGGGTGTATGTAGGACGTCTCCCATCCCCATCATGGGCTTACCTCTAGCTAGTGCTGGATACCACCATGGTAGCATTGGTGATGAGCCGTGTAAATGTCACGCTGCATGTTGGATGTGTCCCCAGACCTTGCTCTCTTTCCATTTTCAGCACCTGGACAGTTTACTAAAGCAAATCAAGTTTGTGGTGGAGAAACACACGGAGTCGGACGTGTTAGAAGCCTGTAGTAAGACGTACAGCATCCTGTGCAGTGAGGAGTACACCATCCAGAACAGGGTGGACGTGGCCCACAGTCAGCTGATCGATGAGCTGGTCGATCGCTTCTCACACGCCGTAGAGGATTTACTCCAAGAAGTAAGCACGCCCGTATTACCAGGGGGTCGCACGATCAGAGAGGGTCTTGTGGAAAGCTATCATGGCCATATGAACGGCTGATGAAATTAAATACCTGTTATGGGTTGTTCTTCTTCTTTCTTCCCTACTGTGCTGTTGTGGAAAATGTTTAACCCTTTATGACTGATCTGTGGGTTATGGAGGTGGGGGTGATGGGACTTATTGGCTAGGTCTGTACCCTTTACACTGATGAGGCCGTCTTACTGCCACACGACCCTTCATTAAGAGGCGTACAACACTTAATGATTTAGATGCAGGTTGCACCACTAAAAGTGATTTGACTTCTGACGTGTTGGTCGGATGGGATTTACCTTTTCAGGGCTGGTAACTTGGAGCTGTGCAACTTTCATTTTATTTAGTGTTATTCCACAAACCGATGAATCTGGAGCTTGCAGCCTGTGGCTCCCCTCTTCATCGCCGCCTCCATGCTCACATGATTGACAGCATAGACGGAGGCTCAGTgtcacctccactctccatcatgaAGTGGGGCGGCAGCGGTGGAGCCATAGACAGCCAGATCACTTGTGATGCTTATTTGCAAATGAATAAAGTACACCTTTTGGTGTGACGCAGCACTGAAGGCGATCATTGCAGATGTATCATTGTCCCCTAACCTGAGCTACTCTGGTTTCTTAGTGGAAATCTTACTGACAAAATCCCTTTAAAACTACAACCGCCCTGTAACAGTAAGACCCTGCTAGATTGCCGTGGCTGAAGCGCCCCATTGTCTTGAAACAATTGATGCTACACAAGCACTTTCCAGATTTAATACAAGTGTCTAATATATGGGAATGAAACCACAGGAGTTCTGTGCATGAGCTGATAACAATTCCCGTGCTTCCCCTGGTGGAGTTTCTCACTTTTTCCACAATAACTTTTCTTCTGTTTCATAAACAGTGAGAAATACTTTATACTTTGCTGCAAATCACATACTGTAAATGTGTAATGTTATTTGTGGTGCATGCAAAATTGGAATACTTGTATAAAAATGGATTTAAAAATGTTATCTGTGAAGTATATCCTGTCTCTCTAGATCGATGAAGCCGACGAGGATGATGTATATAATGTCTTGGCATCATTGAAGCGATTGACGTGCTTTCACAAGTGAGTGCACTTTGTCTTTCTCTCTCTTGCACAAGCAGAGAGTAACCAGCGTTTTACTTATTATTTCTTAAATGAAAGTTCTTTAGGAAATGAAGAACTTTGTAATCTATCTGATCAGAGAAATCTACTttattctcctcctggactgatctttcgctCTCAACTCATGGGTAAAATCTGGTTTCATTGAAGTCTGAATATCCCGTTACAAGCAGTTGGTGCTTGtaatattctatggaggagctaaAGGCCGTCACTGACATTGTGCTGCAAGGTCTGAGTGGGCAGCTACAGTCCTCCATAGAACCTCATAatcaccaactgtcatctatctccGTAATGAAAAATCTGTGTTCACTGAAGAGAGATTTTTACTTGTCAAATTAGTTTTTTGAGAATAAATGATCAGTCCTGGAGAAAAAAacgaatttattgaagataaaaagtTGTTTACAATACTAAAATAAGTGAAAGGATATAAGAAGTGAAATGCCACATTGGTCACATGGTTTACACGGGCACAGGTAGCTGTGCCTGGTTCTGTAGCTCTGTGCCACTGACTGACACCACTGCCCATGCAGGAGAGCAGTTTGCTGTGTCCCCTTCATTGATTACATGGGCACCTCTCTGAAGATGCTAAACTTCTGCTGATCGAGTGTGAAGCCACCTCTTTACCTAGGAAAGGTTATTATTATTGCTGTGGATCACTGCCGTGGCCGTGGTAGCAGGAAGCAGAGACTGCTGGCATACCAGGCAGTGTCAGAACTGGTGCAGACAGATATTGGACAAGGCTTTTTTTTTCTATAACTAGTGTGAGCATTTTTGTTAAAACCACAAATTGTGCtttccagacaacccctttaatgattacaTAACCTAATGATATGTGCCGCCTTTGTCCGTTATTTTGGACTTTTTGTGGACCTGTGTTTGCCTCATTGCTGGGAAGGGTCTGACTATAAATCGTTGTTATTCCAGCGCTCATGATCTGACCAAATGGGATTTGTTTGGGAACTGTTACCGGCTGCTGAGGGCGGGCATTGAGCATGAAGGCATGATCGAGCAGGTGGGTATCTGGCACCAGTATGGGTGTTGTAGAGACGCGGGCACCATTCAGTGTATTCACTCTGCTTGTCTGTCCAGATTGGCGTCCAGGCTCTCCAGTGCTCGCACTACTCCGTACTGTGGCAGCTGGTGAAAATCTCAGAAGGCAACCCCTCCAAAGTGAGTCCCCTGTATGCAGCGTGTGATGCGGCCCTCCGGCCATGTATGCAGTGTAATGTACCTGGAGGCAGACGTGCTGTTCTAGTcagatgtgattttattttttacaggaagaTATGTTGATCTTGAGAAAAACTGTAAAGTCCTTCTTGGCCATCTGTCAGCAGTGTCTTTCCAATGTTAACACCCAGGTGAAAGAACAGGTAGGTAGAGTCGGGGCAATGATGCCGAGATTTGTGTCCAGTAAGGAAATAACATGAGGGGGATTCACCAGGAGGGATTATTCAGATCCTGATTCGGTTCTGGCTCCTCTGATGTCTAAATATGCCCCAAATTCACCAACGCCTATGTGCCTTTTTGGTAAATGACCCCTCTGCTGGAGTGCGATGGCTTTTTACCAAGTTGCCATTCTTACATTTGGTTACAGCCCATGTCCATCGCTAACCGTGCCCATTCTTGCACCTTCTTGACAAAAAGGcataaaaaagtgcaataaaattttTGAATTGAATATGCCGGAAATCTCCCAAAAAAGCCTTCATAAATCTCCCCAAAATACATTTTTGCTGAAATCCTTGATTGCAGCATGTTTCTGGTTGAGCACCAGGTCATGGACACAAGAAAATGTAATCCTGTAGATTTGGATCCTTATCATTTCTTGTGCGGGTGTTCTTTGCCATCAGGTGGTGTTTTCTACCCAAAACTTGTGACTTGGCATCAATGTGTTTCCTTTTCTTCCAGGCATTCATGCTGCTCTGTGACCTTCTTATGATCTTCAGCCACCAGCTAACAACGGGTGGAAGGGACAATCTTGTGCTGCTTATCTTTAATCCTGACATAGGACTGCAATCTGAACTGCTCACTTTCGTCATGGATCATGTGTTCATTGATCAAGATGATGAGAACCAGAGCATGggtaattgggatatatatatatgtttatcatGTTTTTCTCCTGATGTCTCATTAAAATGGTATTTTAAAGTTTGAACGTTATCCCCTACCACGATGGGGGTCCGTGCATGGATTCCCCCACTCATCTCGATGAACCAGGCTCAGAATGAAGCATTGGCCGACTATGCAAACCTCTACTCAAGTGATGGTGGTCAGACCCACAGCAATCGGAAACTTATCCCTTATCAAACTTTAAAGGGGTGACTTTCAAGCTTCAGAATACCCATTTAAGCACAATCTGGCAGTGTATGGTACGAGCATTCGGCTAATTTCACTTTCTAAGTCTTCTGAACTGAGCTTATATTTCCCTATGAATCTATTGAGTTCAGATCAAGAGACTTGCAGTCCTGACCCTTGTGAAGTGTAATCGGTCTGCGAAGGTGGAAACAACTCACATGTAGGGAATGTTAAGTCTGTGACGCGAAAAGAGGTGCACACTCGGCAGCCTCCATTCGTAGACTTCTCCACCACATGGATGACCTGGAGAAAAGATGCGGCCGCCAAGTGTGACGATGCCACCGCGATGTATGCTTACAATTGGGCAACGTGTCCCAGAAATGTCTAGGACTGTTCCAGTCATGTGACTGGTGTCTGCAGAATTCCTCGCACAAGTTGTGGAAACCTCCCTAATCTGATAAATGCAGAGAAATGTCCGCGACAAAAACTTCAGTTTGTGCATTTTCTTTTAgacttcagagctgcattcacaattctgtgtAAGTGTTTTCTGATGTCAAAAATGACTAATCCTAACAACCTTCATGAAACAATATTAATTGGATGTATTTTACCAGGTTTTGGGCATTTTTAGGGATGACCTTTCTTTAGTTTGGGTTTCATTAGATAATTCTTCTGCCAGACTGACTTGTAAAGCATTGACACCAGTGTGAACAGGCTCATGTACTTACTAACAATAATGCGATGTCCTGCAGAGGGTGACGAAGAAGATGAAGCCAACAAAATTGAGGCTTTGCACAAGAGGAGGAACCTGCTGGCCGCTTTCTGTAAGCTTATCATCTATGACATTGTGGACATGAACGCAGCCGCAGACATCTTCAAGCACTACATGAAGGTAACGTGTTACCAACATCCGGATGATTGGGGAAGGGATGCTTGTGTAAAGATGGAAGACGTGCAGCACAGGAGACGGAGTAATTTAATAACAGAATATTAGGAGGGAAGGTCTGCAGATTACTTATTGCTCGTGTTTCCTTCTGTAGTATTACAACGATTATGGTGACATCATTAAAGAAACACTAAGTAAAACCCGGCAGATAGACAAGATCCAGTGTGCCAAGACCCTGATCCTTAGTTTGCAGCAGGTAAGCGTTGTCATCCATCAGCCCGGTGGTGGTGTCCTTCTCATTGTTGACGTTCTcctatttttctttatttctttttcacTTTATTCCCAGCTGTTTAACGAGCTGGTCCAGGAGCAAGGCCCCAACCTAGACCGGACGTCCGCCCATGTCAGTGGGATTAAGGAGTTGGCTCGCAGGTTTGCTCTCACGTTCGGTCTGGATCAGATCAAGACCAGAGAAGCCGTGGCAACATTGCACAAGTAAGTGATGGATGACATGTCTAGGTTTCCTCAGAGTTGCTACAACATTGTGGGGTTTTACATCTGTGGTGTTACTATATTTTCCAGGAGTCAACTGGTTTCTTCTTTCCCACCCACATAGCCGTGTGACGGCTTGTTTTTCACTTgcgtagttgtacttttgaatgacaccattcagtttatcatataatgtactgcagAATGGGGAAATAATTCCAAGTAAGGTGAAAttgcatggggaaaaaaaatccacattttgtatTTTTGGGGTTTGTTCTCAtggcttcttcttttttttttttaagtgttggaaaaaataaataaaaatcgaaAATCGACAAAAAAAAACAGCTTGTATTGCCACTTTCCAAAACTTTGGTTTTACGGTTGACTGATCTGTTATTTTTTAGCAGGGAAAACTCAAATTAGCATTAATACAATTGTGGTACAGACCACCTgtctctaattatttttttttacttcagagatgtggctatatatatattttttttttttaatacatttgatttttctttttaataaatgataggaaaaaaaaataacaattgtccAAATATTACATGTAACACAATAGATCGTTTTTATGATGGTAGCTGCCCCCTCAGGATATTGCATTTTTCGTTAAGCCTTAATCTAACTTTTGTATTCCCTTTTTAATTTCTTAAATACAGAGATGGCATAGAGTTTGCCTTTAAATACCAAAATCCTAAGGGCCTAGAGTATCCACCACCAAACTTGGCCTTCCTGGAAGTATTGAGTGAATTTTCTTCTAAGTTGTTACGGCAGGACAAAAAGACAGTGTAAGTATGACATTGCTGGTATCTTAGGAATTTTGGATTATCCTATTGTTTGTGATCTTCATATTTAGATGTACGGTCTCATAAAAAATCTTAATTCTGGTGCAAACCTTTATAAGGATCACCTAAGGTATATAGAGAAGCAGATGGCTTAAGCCTTACTGGGCGAGGGGCGCGTCACTGGGCGAGGGGCGGGTCACTGGGCGAGGGGCGGGTCACTGGGCGAGGGGCGGGTCACTGGGCGAGGGGCGGGTCACTGGGCGAGGGGCGGGTCACTGGGCGAGGGGCGGGTCACTGGGCGAGGGGCGGGTCACTGGGCGAGGGGCGCGTCACTGGGTGAGGGGCACATCCACAGCTTATTTCCCCCTGAAACTAATTTCCTTTCTGTTTCTTCTGCCCGGCGCAGACATTCATATCTGGAAAAATTCCTGACGGAGCATATGATGGAGAGAAGAGAAGACATTTGGTTGCCTCTCATCTCCTACAGAAACTCTCTGGTAACGGGCAGTGATGAGGACCGCTTGTCTGTGAATAGTGGAGGTAGTAACTGCAAGGGCTCCTCTGTGAGAAGTAAGAAAGGCCGGCCGCCTCTGCACAAGAAGAGAGGGGTGGAAGGTATGACTGGCACAGCGACCCAACATTATTTCTTGCTTTATGGACAGGCTGAACATCCTTCTTCTCAGGACATTTAGTAATTAGAGCTCAGGGCCATGTAGGTCATAGAATTACAAGTTCCTGTGTAGCCCAAAGTGATGAGCCAGTACAGAGAAAACATATTAAAGATTTATGAAAATGAGCCTGGAGGTGCATTGGGGGTGGGATGGAATAGGTCTGGTAGTAGGACGGCCAGTCTCCCTGCACGTCCAGGCTAATTTGCTTAAACTTtccaacctgattttttttttttttcacgtcacTTTTGGGCCGTAAAGGTGTGCATGAACATGGATTTCCACAGCCCACACACCACACCACGTATTCTGTTTAATCGTctggacaggttcccattaaaggcATTATctctgtacagtggcatgtaaaagtttaggcaaaCGTggtcaaaattattttttattatgaaCCGTTAacaaagttgaaaatgaaatgatctctaaaaggcctaaagatgaTTGATTTCCTTCGTATATTaaacaaaaaatgttttgtttttttcatcttttacattttgaaaattataaaaggaaaaatgggccaatgcaaaagtttggacaccctgcatgattagtacctagtagcgcCCCCTTTTTCAAGTATCAcctcttgtaaacactttttgtagccagacaagtctttcctgttcttgtttgagggatttttatccattcttccttggaaaattcttccagttctatgagattcatgggtcgtcttgcatgcacggctattttgaggtctaaccacagattttcaatgatgatcagatcaggaaactgtgagggtcattgtaaaatcTTCAGGTTGTGCTTTTTGAGGTGGTCTATTGTGGATTATAACATGcgattaggatcattatccatttgtagaagccatcctcttttcagcttcagTTTTTACAGaccgtgttatgtttgcatcaagaatttgatgaAATTTCATTGACTCGATTGTTCCTTCTACCCGTGaaattccccatgccattggctgcagcacaaccacaaagcatgattgatccacacccccatgcttaatggttggcgagatgttcttttcttgaaattctgtggcctttttctccacacattttGTTGATCATTGttgccaaatagttctattttaaccaaatcggtccacatgacttgtttccaaaatgtatggAGTTTGTTTAGATGTTGTATTGCATActtttgatgctgaattttatggtgactgtgcaggagaggttttcttctgatgactattCCATGAAGGCCATGTTTAATCAGGTGTCTGCTAAATCCTCCTGAAGGTCTTATACAGTAgatcaggggttctgatttgcctctagtaatcctatgagcagctcactgaaattttgcttggccttccagaccttatctttacctccactgtccctggtaactgccatttcttaattacatttcggactgatgaaagggcaacttgaaaacgcattGCTATCTTCTTTTAGCCTTCTTCTTTGTGGGCCTCCAACATTTTcatctgcttagaagaacccatggctgctttttttggcacaaggttagaggaggctgggtttttatatagctgggaaattttcatcacgcggcctttcctaacgatgatggtgaacaagccataaccccaaCAGGCTAAGGTCTGAGAGTTATCTTAGCACACAACtctccaggggtgcccaaacatttgcatctgcccatttccatttttgtaatttataaaataaaaaaaaactttgtatgttaggcaaaaaagtgtcatctttaattttaggccttttagagatcatttcatctgcaacttgcttaactgttcacaataacagtaattttgaccaggagtgtccAAACGTTTACATGTCACTGTAAGCCTTGTCTTTATAGTCACTGGGTGACCTAGTGAGGACATCACTGCCACTTGTCTCCCGCTGTAAGACCTCAGATCACCTTGGCTTGTGCTCCATGTTGGTACTTGGAGCTGAATGCTAGTGCTGGCTGCTTCACTATCCCGGTATGGTTATACTCCACAACACGAGCCGCCAAGGTCCTATTCACTAATACAGAAGGATTAAGCTCACACTTTAATTCTTGTGTCTAAAGGGGTAAAACTGCATAATGTAACCTATATCTTTTTCCATCTGTTCAAGAAGAAAGCATTGACAGCTCCTGGGTAACCAGGAACGACACTATCCAAACTCCAGGAGCACTTACCACGCCTCAGCTTACATCCACAGTACTGCGGGAAAACCCTAGACCGATCCCAGAACAAATGCCCGAACACGAGTCTGAACACGGCTCAGAGCCAGACTACTTACACAAGTATGTGCTGTGTGTCCTGGCGTCACCTTCATCTGACGTGGGATTGTGTTGTATGACGGGTGTTGTGTTTTCCAGTCCTCAGATGCAGATGTCATGGTTGGGTCAGCAGAAGTTAGAAGACTTGAATAGAAAAGACAGAACGTCCATGAGCTACATGAAAGTGCGGAGCGGCGTTAGGCACGGAGTGTAAGTATTTGCTGTTCCTAGTTGTCACCTTAGATCTTCGTCCTGCATTCCAACTGGTTTTCATCAACCACACTATGTAGCTAATGGCTGCAATCCCTCTGGGGAATTGGGGAATGAGAGACAAGGGCTGTGGCCTGTACCCCAGGTTTGCTCAGAATGGTGGATGAAGGACTTTCTTTTCTTGCAGGTCAGCTATATAATCTGTCACCTGCCCCTAATTTTAATTACCTGCGCTTAAAATATGCACTGCATGCATAGATGGTGCAAGGCCTTTTTGTTTACCTACCGTTCCCAGATCTGGTGTTTCTCCCCGCCACCTTCCAGTTGATAGCCACCATTTTTTTCAGTATTCCTCCTCAAGTCTTGGTAATCTTCCCTTCTTCTGTTAAGTCAGAAATGGGAAGCCGATGTGGGACATGGAAGAAGAGTCGGAGGGGAAGTAGCCTCACTTAAATTAGGCGCTATCACAATGATCGACTTGCGCAGCTATGCATCCTACATTAGGTGTATTACCCGACTAGCCAGGGTTACACCCAATATCCTAAATGAGGTTCCAAAGTGTCTCATCTTGGAGTTTTCCACAGATCCTGGGTTTTTGGGAACTGGTGATTAGATTCTTAAATTACATTAATATGGTCTCTGTTCCTTTTCTGCCGCCATTGAGGTACATGTATACTTTTGGAAAGAATCTCTGTGTCATGGACAGAAAGCTGTGGAGGTGAGAGAGTGGCTGGTAGTATATCTGATGTCACTCATCAGTGCCGATGCGCCAtaagaaattgctgtaccatcacTGACCTCACCCAGAAAAATTCCATAACATTTGGGACGCGTGGTTGCAAACAGGGCTGTGtagtcacttaggctactttcacattagcgtcgtgtgacgcacgtcgcaatacgttgttttggaggaaaaaaacgcatcctgcaaagctgcccgcaggatgcgtttttttctccatacacttgcattagcgacggattgccacacgtcgcatccttcgtgcgacggatgtgtcgtgttttggcggaccgtcggcacaaaaaaacgttccatgtaactacttttgtgcatcgtgtccgcaattttcaaccgcgcatccgctgccgaagctccgccccctcctccccggaactcacagtggggcagcggatgagttgtaaaactgcatccgctgctcacgttgtgctacattaacacgctGTCCGTCgagccgacggtttgcgatggcccgtaccgacggactagtgtgaaagtagcctaagccgaacCTcccactcctcaatttccatgactccaacttcaccaaaatgggctccgactccacagccctggttgcagGTTCCCCCAGGGTGTGCTTCGTCAGATCTTCCTGAAGTGACTCTAGCTCTCGTGGCCCTTCAGGGTAAGGCTACATGTACCGATTAGGCTTCTGCTGCTGTTCTGGTTCCTACATGTGGATTTCTTTACACCAGGTGTCCCAACCTGTAGCTCGAGAGCCacgtgtggctcgcggtcccaggaATTGTGGCTTACAACTgtgtgccagcttggtgcattagctccaggtctagcaaacaggtatgaagaggacatctcaaaatggtgaatttttgagtagccctgcacagaagatcagatctggatgcacatctactggtcttaggggtttagagatgttttaggtatggggGATGAtattacctgttagaggaggttctAGAACCTGGAtgcgacagtgtgttgggagtccttgatgggagaatactgaattggaGCATTGTGGTAACCCCTGGATCTCAGTACTtctttggagtgatttctgtggaaaagctttggttattatACCCATattatacccgtaatgggggctttgATTGACACTACGTTGAGGTTGACAGGAGCAGGATGTTGCTCGCGACCCTCTctgtgctgaatgtggctctctaggtcaaaaaggttggggaccgctgCTTTACACATTGTCTTGTTGTTGGAACATCTCCTTATCTAATAGTGTTAGATCTAGACGTTGTTACTGTCATATACTGATTGTTACTCTTGTCctgcacataaaaaaaaatgacTAGCTAACGGGATGGTGTAGCATCTGCAGATTATTTCTTATCCAGGAATCTTTCCTCTTCCTTTCTCAGACGAGGTCTAATGGAGGATGATGCTGAGCCCATATTTGAGGATGTAATGATGTCCTCGAGGGGGCAGTTGGAAGACATGAACGAGGAGTTTGAGGACACGATGGTTATTGATCTGGTAAGTAGATTGTACATATGAGTGAGGACCTGAATACTACTATCGTGGCTTTACCGTGCGGGGTCACATTGTCAGCCCAAAATGATCCCAGTGAGGGAGCTAGAAGTTTGTATATATCCAATTAGGACTAACCTTCTTGTGTTTATTCTAGCCACCTTCTCGAAACAGACGGGAAAGAGCAGAGCTCCGACCAGACTTCTTTGACTCTGCAGCCATTATTGAAGATGAATCAGTATGTAATCATGTCGTTTTGTGTTACCTGTACTTGTGGTGCTGCCGGAGCCTGTTATAAAATACACCTCAATGTTTATCTATATAGCACAGAATATACCCAATATACATATATAGAGAGCGAGTGCAGCCGGTCTGTAGAGCATGTATTATAGGATGAGGCTGAGGACGCTGCTATGGCGTCTACGGACCTTCTGCATAGACTTTGATGTCATTTCTCTACAGTGTTTGGGTGATGTGCTACATTTACACTGATGCCTGGTTTTCTGATTATATCCTCTCACATTTGTTTTTTTGCTTAGCCAGTTCAGGACCAATCCATCCCCACCAACCCTTCATGCCCTGGCACATTTTCGGGATTTATCACACATGCACTTTTACCGGGTCTAAAATTCTTTCTTTCGAATATTCAAATTATTTTGTCCCCTTTTTTTATATAATATgtgggtttttatttttgttattggtGGGAACATGtaaagataaaaaatatttttaatgacCAAAAAGGACCACTGAAAACATTTTATAGTGTGTTCCCCCTTCCATAGAAATTATTTTTACATACTGATCATAGGTGgttctaatttatttttatttttttttgatggGTCTTGAAACAGCTATTCAGATTGGcagtaacttttttagttttttatttatgcctttttttttgcataatttttcacacatttaaggctaagttcacacttgcatttggctggtctgcgtatggctgcgtatgTCTTCCCTTAAGCtcagcctacttctgc is a window of Ranitomeya variabilis isolate aRanVar5 chromosome 2, aRanVar5.hap1, whole genome shotgun sequence DNA encoding:
- the STAG1 gene encoding cohesin subunit SA-1 isoform X1, producing the protein MITSELSVLQDSTNESATVHTDMSAVASEMSSEIVEDMEVKGKRKRGRPGRPPSAIKKPRKTPGERSRGEPGSRGRGRANGHPQLNGEGGEPVTLFEVVKMGKSAMQSVVDDWIESYKQDRDIALLDLINFFIQCSGCKGTVRIEMFRNMQNAEIIRKMTEEFDEDSGDYPLTMPGPHWKKFRSNFCEFIGVLIRQCQYSIIYDEYMMDTVISLLTGLSDSQVRAFRHTSTLAAMKLMTALVNVALNLSIHQDNTQRQYETERNKMIGKRANERLELLLQKRKELQENQDEIENMMNSIFKGIFVHRYRDAIAEIRAICIEEIGVWMKMYSDAFLNDSYLKYVGWTLHDRQGEVRLKCLKALQSLYTNRELFPKLELFTNRFKDRIVSMTLDKEYDVAVEAIRLVTLILHGSEEALSNEDCENVYHLVYSAHRPVAVAAGEFLHKKLFSRHDPQAEEALAKRRGRSSPNGNLVKMLVLFFLESELHEHAAYLVDSLWESSQELLKDWECMAELLVEEPVQGEEVMSERQESALIELMVCTIRQAAEAHPPVGRGTGKRVLTAKERKTQIDDKNKLTEQFIVALPMLLSKYSADAEKVANLLQIPQFFDLELYSTGRMEKHLDSLLKQIKFVVEKHTESDVLEACSKTYSILCSEEYTIQNRVDVAHSQLIDELVDRFSHAVEDLLQEIDEADEDDVYNVLASLKRLTCFHNAHDLTKWDLFGNCYRLLRAGIEHEGMIEQIGVQALQCSHYSVLWQLVKISEGNPSKEDMLILRKTVKSFLAICQQCLSNVNTQVKEQAFMLLCDLLMIFSHQLTTGGRDNLVLLIFNPDIGLQSELLTFVMDHVFIDQDDENQSMEGDEEDEANKIEALHKRRNLLAAFCKLIIYDIVDMNAAADIFKHYMKYYNDYGDIIKETLSKTRQIDKIQCAKTLILSLQQLFNELVQEQGPNLDRTSAHVSGIKELARRFALTFGLDQIKTREAVATLHKDGIEFAFKYQNPKGLEYPPPNLAFLEVLSEFSSKLLRQDKKTVHSYLEKFLTEHMMERREDIWLPLISYRNSLVTGSDEDRLSVNSGGSNCKGSSVRSKKGRPPLHKKRGVEEESIDSSWVTRNDTIQTPGALTTPQLTSTVLRENPRPIPEQMPEHESEHGSEPDYLHNPQMQMSWLGQQKLEDLNRKDRTSMSYMKVRSGVRHGVRGLMEDDAEPIFEDVMMSSRGQLEDMNEEFEDTMVIDLPPSRNRRERAELRPDFFDSAAIIEDESGFGMPMF
- the STAG1 gene encoding cohesin subunit SA-1 isoform X2, which produces MITSELSVLQDSTNESATVHTDMSAVASEMSSEIVEDMEVKGKRKRGRPGRPPSAIKKPRKTPGERSRGEPGSRGRGRANGHPQLNGEGGEPVTLFEVVKMGKSAMQSVVDDWIESYKQDRDIALLDLINFFIQCSGCKGTVRIEMFRNMQNAEIIRKMTEEFDEDSGDYPLTMPGPHWKKFRSNFCEFIGVLIRQCQYSIIYDEYMMDTVISLLTGLSDSQVRAFRHTSTLAAMKLMTALVNVALNLSIHQDNTQRQYETERNKMIGKRANERLELLLQKRKELQENQDEIENMMNSIFKGIFVHRYRDAIAEIRAICIEEIGVWMKMYSDAFLNDSYLKYVGWTLHDRQGEVRLKCLKALQSLYTNRELFPKLELFTNRFKDRIVSMTLDKEYDVAVEAIRLVTLILHGSEEALSNEDCENVYHLVYSAHRPVAVAAGEFLHKKLFSRHDPQAEEALAKRRGRSSPNGNLVKMLVLFFLESELHEHAAYLVDSLWESSQELLKDWECMAELLVEEPVQGEEVMSERQESALIELMVCTIRQAAEAHPPVGRGTGKRVLTAKERKTQIDDKNKLTEQFIVALPMLLSKYSADAEKVANLLQIPQFFDLELYSTGRMEKHLDSLLKQIKFVVEKHTESDVLEACSKTYSILCSEEYTIQNRVDVAHSQLIDELVDRFSHAVEDLLQEIDEADEDDVYNVLASLKRLTCFHNAHDLTKWDLFGNCYRLLRAGIEHEGMIEQIGVQALQCSHYSVLWQLVKISEGNPSKEDMLILRKTVKSFLAICQQCLSNVNTQVKEQAFMLLCDLLMIFSHQLTTGGRDNLVLLIFNPDIGLQSELLTFVMDHVFIDQDDENQSMEGDEEDEANKIEALHKRRNLLAAFCKLIIYDIVDMNAAADIFKHYMKYYNDYGDIIKETLSKTRQIDKIQCAKTLILSLQQLFNELVQEQGPNLDRTSAHVSGIKELARRFALTFGLDQIKTREAVATLHKDGIEFAFKYQNPKGLEYPPPNLAFLEVLSEFSSKLLRQDKKTVHSYLEKFLTEHMMERREDIWLPLISYRNSLVTGSDEDRLSVNSGGSNCKGSSVRSKKGRPPLHKKRGVEESIDSSWVTRNDTIQTPGALTTPQLTSTVLRENPRPIPEQMPEHESEHGSEPDYLHNPQMQMSWLGQQKLEDLNRKDRTSMSYMKVRSGVRHGVRGLMEDDAEPIFEDVMMSSRGQLEDMNEEFEDTMVIDLPPSRNRRERAELRPDFFDSAAIIEDESGFGMPMF